CACCTAATGGTGATAAGCTATTTTTATTTCTAAATGGAGGTAGCACAAAATCCTTTATATATGATTTTAATAAAATTTCTGGAACAATAAGCAATGAAAAGGAGATAACTGTGCGAAGCTCGGTTGTAGGCGCCGCTTTTAGCCCTGATTCAAAATTACTATATATAATTGATTACCAAAGGGTAATAAATCAATATAATTTAAGCAGCCCAAACATTAACAACACTAAGATTGATGTTTACAGGCTACCTTCAGAAAAATTCTTTCACTCAATGCAATCAGGCCCAGATGGCAAAATATACATGAATATATACCCATCAAAACAGCTTGCCGTAATCCATTCTCCTAATACCCGAAGCACTTCTGGCAATCCGAATGCATGTAACTTTTCAACCAATGGGCCTTTACGCCCTGGAGGAAACTACGCCAGCTTAGGAGGCGGATTACCAAACATGATTGATGCCAAACATGCAACCGTATATCCAGGAACACCAGCCTCAATAAGCAGTTATATTACAGCATGTAATACATATAAGTTTTTCCCAGATTTTTGTGGCACCTCTTTTAGCTGGGATTTTGGAGATCCTGCTTCTGGAAGTAATAATACTTCTACAGAAGCCAATCCTACACATGTTTTTAGCGCAGGGTCACTACCTTTATATACTTATACGGTAAAGTTAAAAAACAGCAGCAATGTAGTTATCGCTCAGACAACCATAACTATACAGAATGACCCAATACAAATCTCAGGAAGTACAGAAGCGTGCGTTGCAACATCTCCGGTTACAAATAACTATACAACTCTTCAGGAAGGAGATAATGCAATATGGTCAATAACACAAGGAACCGGGACTTTTACGGGTCCAAACAATCTTTCCAATTTTAATGTGAACTGGACTTCTTTGCCTGGCACAATAACTCTGACAATAACTAATTCCGCCGGCTGTATTAAAACTATAACTCAGAATATAGCATCATCGTGTATAGGTGAAGGTACCGATAAAGTGGTTTTTACAACAAAACTACAATCAGACAATAAAATTATTATGGGAGGAAATTTCACTTCTTATAATGGAATCCCAATTAACAGAATTGCCCGATTAAATACCAATATGAGTCTTGACACTACTTTTCAGGTAGGTACAGGCGCTAATGATGTTGTATATTGCTCTGCTATCCAAACAGATGGAAAAATAGTAATTGGAGGAGAATTTACTAATTATAATGGCAATTTAAGAAACGGATTAGTGCGATTAAATAACGACGGAAGTATCGATACCAGTTTTACTATAGGAACCGGAATAAACAACCCCTCTCCTGGATTAAACTCTATAAAAGCAATGGCCATACAGAGTGATGGAAAAATAATTATTGGAGGGTTATTTACTTCTTATAACGGAACAGCAAGGGTCAATTTAGCCCGATTGAATGCAAATGGAACATTGGATAATACATTCGTATCCAATTTTATCTCTGATGGAAATACCGTAGAATGTATAGAAATACAAAATGATGGAAAAATTATAGTTGGTGGATATTTTACCTCCTATGGTTCAGACCAAAGATCCGGAATTATACGACTAAATTCAAACGGAACAATTGACACCACTTTTAATCCGGGAACTGGTATTGATTGGGGAGGCATACACACCGTTAAAGCATTGCCTGACGGAAAAATCATTGCTGGTGGGGATTTTGGGTCTTATAATGGCAATTTAAAACCCTATCTCGTAAAGCTAAATTCTAATGGTTCCATAGATACATCATTCTCTCCTTCCAGTATAGGAATTAGGCCAGGAGGCATAGGAGTAATGACCATTGGTATCCAAACAGATGGAAAAATAATTATTGGTGGTGGCTTTAGCATTGTTGACAATCAAATTAAGCCAAGAATAGCTCGACTAAATAGTTCTGGATCTTTAGACCTCACATTCAATCCTGGCAGCGGGTTTGGTCCCGTAGATGGTAATAGAGTAATTGGTGCTAAACTGTATTCCCTTTCCATACAACCTGATGGAAAAATAGTTTGCGGAGGATATTTTAAATCGTATAATTCTATAGAAGTAAACAATATAACAAGAATAGACCTTGTAACTAATATCATTGGCAGAACAATGAATCAAAACGTTGTAAAGCAAAACGAAACAGACACTGTTGAAAAGATATATACTACCCATTTACATGAAATCACCTTGTATCCAAACCCCACTAACGGTATATTGAACATTGGAGTATCTGACAGCTCTAAAACTCCTGACAGCTATACAATCTATAATAGTTTAGGACAGGCAGTCAAGCAAATCAAAAACGTTACAGAAGAAAGTTTAAAAATCGATACTTCAAATTACGCTACCGGAATCTACATGATTCGATTTACAAAAGGTAATGAAACTAAAACACTACAGTTTGTTAAGAACTAATGTGGTTCACCCATAATAAAAAAGCCTTCTTTCGAAGGCTTTTTTTATTTTAATATTCCGGAGCTAATTCTATTTCCAGTCCGTCCAATTCTTCCGTGATATGAATCTGACAGCCAAGACGGCTGTTGGACTTGACAAAAAAGGCTTCTGAAAGCATGGCTTCTTCATCATCACCCATTTCAGGCAAGGCAACATCATTAAGCACATAACACTGGCAAGAAGCACACATAGCCATGCCTCCGCAAACTCCAATGGTTCCTTCCGGAGCCAGTTCATAAGCACGAACCAGTTCCATAATATTCATATTCATGTCTGTCGGAGCCTGGACTTCGTGTAAAGTCCCTTCCCGATCAGTTATTTTGATAGTAACATCCATTTTGTATTTGATAATGCCGCGTGATTAATCTATCGATTTCACGACCGCCTTTTCAGCTTCTTTTCTTGTTCCGTCAAATCCGTCTACGCCAGAAACAGTCGTATATTTCAGTACGTATTTTTTACCCGGATTTAATTTATTGTAAACACTCTGGCACATCAGCGTAGCTTCATGGAAACCGCAAAGAATCAGCTTTAATTTACCAGGATAAGTATTGACATCGCCAATAGCGTAAATTCCTTCAATATTGGTTTGATAATCCAATGAGTTATCTACTTTAATCGCATTTTTTTCAATTTCAAGGCCCCAGTTGGCTATCGCTCCTAATTTAGGTGATAATCCAAAAAGCGGAATAAAATAGTCTGTTTTGATATTTCTGTGCGCTCCGTTTTCATCAATATCAATCGATTCCAGATGTTCTGCCCCGTTTAATCCGGTAACTTCAGCCGGAGTTATCAAGCGGATTTTTCCCGCATGTTTTAGTTCCTGTACTTTTTCTACAGAATCCAATGCCCCGCGGAACTCATTTCTTCTATGGATAAGCGTAACTTCTGAAGCAACATTGGCCAGAAAAATACTCCAGTCCAGGGCAGAATCTCCCCCGCCGGCAATTACTATCCTTTTGTCCCTGAACAGCTCCGGGTCTTTTACAAAATATTCAACTCCTTTATCTTCATAGAATTCAATATCTTCAATCAAAGGTTTTCTAGGCTCGAAGCTTCCCAAACCACCGGCAATTGCAACGGCTTTGCAATGATGTGCCGTTCCTTTATCTGTAGTTACAATAAAAGTTCCGTCTTCCTGCTTTTGAATAGTTTCCGCCTTTTCATTCAATGTAAATCCGGGTTGAAACTGTTTGATTTGCTCCATAAGGTTAGTAACTAAATCACCTGCCAATACAGATGGATAGCCTGGAATATCGAAAATGGGTTTTTTAGGATAAAGTTCTGCCAACTGTCCGCCGGGTTGAGGCAGGGCATCAATAATGTGGCATTTTAGTTTTAGCAGTCCTGCTTCAAAAACGGTAAACAGACCTGTGGGTCCGGCACCGATTATTAGTATATCTGTTTCAATCATTTTTTAAAAATTCTGAGGGTTCTAAGTTTCTGATACAAAATTCAGGAAACCAAGAGTCATTTTGTATGATAAATATCATGTCACCGTGGCCTGGTAGCTACCGGAAACATTTGTCCTAAAAATGCAGGACAGTATTGCAATCTGAATGAGATTACAATAAAAAGCCAGGGAATATTGAAAATACTCCCTGACACAAAGTTTATATTTAGGCTACATTCACCACAGTTTCAATCTGCGGAGCGTATTTTTTTATAGTAGTTTCAACGCCGGCCTTTAATGTCATCTGGTTCACACTGCAACCAACACAGGCTCCTTCAAGACGAACCTTGACATGTTTGTCATCTTCTATTTCAATGAGTGAAATATTTCCTCCGTCTGACTCAAGAAACGGACGAATTTCATCCAATGCCTTCTCTACGTTTAATTTAATTTCTTCTGTTGTCATAATCTTGTTTTTTTGGGACAAACTAGATTTTAGTTTCCGGACAAATTAGGAATCGTATCCAAAAACCTGCTAAATGTCTTATTTTTTTACTGCCGAGCATCCCGCCATTGTCGTAATTTTTACGGCTTCAGAAGGTGGCAGATTTTCATTTCTATATACTGTTTCCTGAACTACGTTTCTGGCAATATCTTCAAAAACTTTTTCCAAAGGAGAAGCCGTTTGCAAGGCAGCCGGACGTCCGTAATCTCCTGCTTCGCGTATTGATTGTACGATTGGAACTTCACCTAAAAACGGAACTTCCAAATCTTGCGCAAGATTCTTGGCTCCTTCTTTTCCAAAGATATAATATTTATTTTCAGGTAGTTCTTCAGGTGTAAAATAGGCCATATTTTCAATAATTCCAAGAACTGGAACATTGATTGAATCGGATTGGAACATGGCTACTCCTTTTTTCGCATCAGCCAATGCAACAGCTTGTGGCGTACTCACTACAACTGCTCCTGTTATTGGCAATGACTGAACGATTGATAAGTGAATGTCACCTGTTCCTGGTGGCAAATCGATTAGCATAAAATCCAATTCTCCCCAGTCCGCATCAAAAATCATCTGGTTCAACGCTTTTGACGCCATAGGTCCTCTCCAGATTACAGCCTGACTTGGTGCTGTGAAAAACCCGATTGAAAGAATTTTGACTTCATAGCTTTCGATAGGTTTCATTTTAGATTTTCCATCAACGGTAACGGAAATTGGCTTTTCTGATTCTACGTCAAACATAATAGGCATTGACGGACCATAAATATCTGCATCAAGCACACCTACGTTAAAGCCCATTTTTGCCAATGTTACGGCCAGGTTTGCAGTAACCGTTGATTTTCCAACGCCTCCTTTACCAGAAGCCACGGCAATAATGTTTTTGATTCCGGGAATAGATTTTCCTTTGATTTCAGGCTTTTCAGGTGTTTCAACTTTTATGTTGACCTTTACTTTAGCTTCTGACGAAATCTTTTCATGTATTGTTTTGATGATATCAGCTTCTGCACGTTTTTTAATGTGTAGTGCCGGTGTCGCAAGTGTAAGTTCTACTACTACTTCGTCTCCAAAAGTAAGTACATTCTGAACCGCTCCGCTTTCTACCATATTTTTACCTTCTCCAGCAATGGTAATAGTTTCCAATGCTTTAAGAACTTCTTTCCTATCTATTTTCATTTTTGTATAGCTCTCTTTTTCAAGCCTTTAAATTAGACTGATTTTAAATTGCAAAGATAGCATGAAAACTTTGTAATGTAAAGTTAATAGATTGAAAAAGTTTATGGTTTGATAGACGAATTTGGACTAAGCGGGTTATTGCTTTGAAAAGTAATTACAATTCGTTTTTTTGGATTAGGTTAATCTTCAGAGAAGCATACTGTACGAGTAAATTATTCTTCAGAAAATCATATTCTGAAGACAGCAATTGGTTTTTTACCGATGTATAAATCACGGCATCTACTTTTCCACTAGTGAATTTTGCCTGCGTAGTTCTGAATGATTCTTTGGCATATTTCAATGTGTTTTGCAGGTTAGAAGCGAGCTGCATGTATTGTTTTTTCCGGGTTGTTTCCAATTCCACCTGCTGCTGTATTCTGATTTTTTCCTGTTCCGAAATCAATTTGACTTTTTCCGCTTCAATTTTGGATGCGGTAATCTGCCTGCTTCTCTTAAATCCGTTGAATACCGGAACAGTGAGTCTTAGCCCTATTTCGTGATTTTTATTATCATCAAATTGGGATTTGAAACTTGGCATGTTTTCATTGGGTTGATTTATGGGCGAAGAATAAAATGTCGAAAGGCTATAATATCCTGAAATGGAAGGAAGATTGTCTGATCTTAATATTGAAATTTCTTTTTTGGACCTTTTATACGATAATTCAGCATATTCGATTTTCGGATTTTTAAAAACCGATTTATCTACCGGTTCTGTTTCTTCAGCAAGATAGACTTCAAAAGTAACGGCTTCCAGATTTTCTACCGCAAAGTTCATCAGTTGAAAAAGTTGTAATTTTTGAGTTTCAAATAACTGCACTGCCTCAAGTAAACCTTTTTCATCTTGCGAAAAACTGAGTTGGATATCATACAGATCACTTTCGGGCTTATTGCCAATTTCTACTTCTTTTTTAATACGCTCTAAGTTAAAGGCGGTATTCTGTATCTGCTCTTTTTGAATTTTGACCAATTCCTGAGAAAACAAAGCATCAAAATATTTTTCGAGTAACTGCAGCTTGTATTCGTACTCTATGACTTCTTTGTCTGCCTGAGCCAATTCAATATTTATCTTATTTCTTTGGGCAGTAGCCAGATTTCCAAAATTTAAAAGGTTCATATTGGCTCCCAAGCTCATGTTGTCGTATTGAATGTCTGAACTCACCCTGTTGTTTGTGCTTGGGTCAATAGTAGAACCAAAGTTATAGCTATGATTGCCCGTCAGATTCACTGTTGGAAACAGTTCCAAAAGCGGATGTGTATACAGCTTTTTGGCCCTGTTGATTTCGAGCTGCTTGATTTTTATATCGATATTATTTTGCAAAGCCGTATCAAAACACTTTTGCAATGACCAGGAGTTTTCCTGGCCATTAACAAAAATGCCCGAAGTAATTAGGAGCAAGCTCAAAATTAATTTCTTATTCATATTTCAGATATTTCAAGACATTAACTCTTGTGGCCTGATAGGCTCTTGACAATACCACAATCAGCATTAGCAGCAAAAGCGCAACAAACCCTACAACAAACGGAACAATTGAAATATCTATGCGGTAAGCAAAATTTTCGAGCCATTTGTTTAGTAGAAAATAAACCGGAAACAGAGCAATCAGGAAACCGGCAATACAGAAAACAACATATTGTTTGGAAAGTTCTTTTAGCAGTGTCTTTGTTTCTGCTCCCAGCGTTTTTCGGATGGCTATTTCCTTCATCCTACGTTGGATGGAATACGAAGCCAGGGCAAACAAACCGGACAGCGCAATAAATATTACGATAATATTCAGCAATGAAAATAAATTTCTCTGGTTCACGTAGGCCTGGTAAGACCTTGCGTAACTTTTGTTTACAAAATCATATTTAAACGGGTATTCTGTATCTACTTTCTTAATCCAGAAATTTTCAATTTCTTTCATCGCACTTTCCATATGCTCCGCATCTATTTTTACAAAAATCTGATGCGCGTTCTGAATCATCCACGGAATGGTTTTATAATGAAAAATCGTCATTGGCGGAATCTGATCCTGAGGACCACTAACATGGAAATCTTTTGCAATACCTACAATTTTTAGCTTTTTGTTGTTCCAATTGATTTCTTTACCAATCGGATCCTTTTCATTCATCATGCGTAAAGCGGTTTCATTAATCAGAATATTTTCTATCGTATCTGTTGAAAGCGAAGGAGAAAGGTTCCTCCCTTTTGCCAGTTTAATATTCATCATGTTCAGAAAATCAAAATCGATTGCCATATTACTGCCCTGTACAGCTTTCTTGTTGTATTCATATCCTGAAGAAGCCTGAGCACCACCTCCAAAGTCAAAAGATCCAATTGAAACCTGAGTCACTCCTTTGATTTTCAGAAGCTCCTGATGAATAGTTTCATAACGCAGTACTATTTTTTCCAAATATCCTTTTTCTTTAAAATCATATGGATTCCTATAGTTAACCTGAACAACCTGATCTCCTTTGAATCCTAAATCTTTAGAGTTCATATAGGAAACCTGTTCGTAAACGATATACGACCCGACAATAAAGAAAGAAGCGATAGCAAATTGCAGAATCAGCATGCCGTTTCTAAGCCAGATCCCGTTTTTACTTCTGCCAAAATTGCCTTTCAATACTTTTAAAGTTTCAAAGTTTGATACATATACTGCCGGGAAAATACCTGCAAACAATACCACCAGACCAAATATCAAAAGAATTTGCAGGTAGAACTGTCCGCTATGGATAATCAGATTCTTATTCAAAAACTCATTGTAATAAGGCAGGGAAAGTTCTACAATTACCAATGAAATCAAGATCGCAAAACCTGCCATCAGCATTGTTTCAAAAATAAATTGCTTGACAATATTGCCTCTTGCAGCTCCGATTATTTTTCGGACACCTACTTCTTTTGCCCTTTTTATGGCATTTGCTGTTGCCAGGTTTACATAATTGACGATGGAAAGCGTCAAGATTAAAAGAGACAGTCCCATCATTATCAACAAAAATTGATAGTTCCCCCTTCCTTCTCCATAATTTTCTGTGATGGAATGCAATCTTGCTGCGGTTAATGGTTCCAAAATAATTTTAGAGAGATAACCCTCTCTGTTTTTCTCTCTCCATTGTTCCGGAGTAATCCCTTGTTCTCTTGCCCATTTCAATTCCCTGTTTTCATACAGCAGCCGTTCTAATTTTAATTTTACCGGCCCTGTCTGTTGAGGATTTTTTAATTTGAGCATTAGCGCAAAACTAAAATTCCCCCATTGTGGCCTATTTTCTTCCAATCTTCTATCAATTCTGCTAATAACAACCTCCGGTGCCATAGAAGATTTACCCGGAACTTTATATATTGCTCTTACAACAAACTTCTGTTCGGATAAATCAATTTCTTTTCCAATCGGGTCTTCATTTCTGAATAGTTTTTGGGCTGCTTCTTCAGACAATGCCACACTGTTATTGTCTGCCAAAGCATTTTTCGTACTTCCTTTTATAAATTCGAATGGAAAAAATTCGAAAAACGTTTTCTGAGCATCGGTAATTTTCAGGATTTCCTTTTTTCTCTTGTAACTCACTATATCTTCCATATAATCCGCATCAAAATAGCAGTAGGATTCCAGTTCTTCATAATTTTTAAGATAAGGTTCAAACCCCGCCACATTGGTAGCCCAAAGCATGTTTTCACCAAGGTTAGAAATAGAAAGAAATATTCTTTCCTTATCAGGATTCCATTCGTTATAAGAATGTTCATCATTCCAATAGAGAATGGCAAAAATCAACCCTGCAATTCCCATACTCAACCCCAAGATATTTAGACCTGTAAAAATCTTGTTGTCTTTAATTTGATATAAAAATATTTTTAGCCAATTTTTCAGCATAATGTCTTTTTTTATTAGTTAATCCCATTTGAGTTTATTCGTATTTTAAATATTTCAGGACGTTCATCCTTGTTGCCTGATAAGCTTTTGAAATTACTATTCCCAACGTAAGTGCCATTAGCAATACGAAACCTATCAGAAAAGGAACGGAAGAAATAGCAATCCTATAGGCAAAATTCTCCAGCCATTTATCTAATAACAGGTATGCAGGAAACAGAGCAATTACAAAACCTATGATGCAGAACACCACATATTGTTTTGAAAGTGTTGCCAGAAGCGTTTTGGTCTCTGCCCCCAAAACTTTCCTGATAGCAATTTCCTTCATCCGGTTTTGGATAGAGTAAGAAGCCAGGGCAAACAGTCCGAAAAGTGCAATCAATATCACAACCAGATTCAGCAATGAAAACAGATTTCTCTGACTGATGTAACCGGAATAGGTCCGTGCAAAGCTTTTATCGACAAAATCATATCGTAAAGGATATCTTGTGTCTAATTTTGTTGTCCAGAATTTCTCTATATCAGCTATTGTCTGCTCCATATTTTCAGGAGAAATCTTCACATAAAGTCTGCTCAAATAGCTGCTTTCAGAAACCGTTTTAAGATGGTAAAAAAGCATTGGAGGGATTTCCCTTTGCGGGCCATAGGAATTAAAGTCTTCGACAACGCCCACAACTTTCAATCTTCTGATACCCGGTTTGTCGCCGTCATCTCTAAAATCAAACTCTTTTCCTATCGGGTCTTTTTCACCCATTAAAGCAGCCGTAGTTTTATTGATAATGACAGAATTGATAGTATCCGACGCAAATTTTTCAGAAAGTTTTCTTCCTTCTGCCATTTGGATTCCCATCAGATCAAACAGACCAAATTCCATCGACATGTTTTCTACTTCAATATCTTTCCCTTTATATTCAAAAACTGTAGTGAAATAGCCTCCGCCACCAAAAGAAAAGTTGCCAGCAGAAACTCCTTCAACTCCTTTTATTTTCAATAATTCATTGCGGATCATTTCATAATCGGCCGGGTTTTTCGCTTCATTAAAAGGAATATCAATGACCTGATTGCCGTTAAATCCAAGGTCTTTGTCCATCATAAAATTTACCTGCTGATAAACAATGTAAGAGCCTATGATGAAAAACGATGCGATTGCAAATTGGAAAATCAGCATTCCGTTTCGAAGCCAGATTCCTCGTTTGCTTCGGCTGTAATTCCCTTTTAGCACTTTCAGCACATCAAAATTGGAAATATAAAGTGCTGGAAATACTCCTGAAGCAATAACAGTTACTACAAAAACTGCAATCAATTGGAGGTAAAACAGTCCACTGTTCAGAACCATATTTTTCGACAAAAATTCGTTGTAATATGGAAGCAGCAATTCTACGATCACCAAGGCAAAAAGAATTGAAAAGGAAGTGGTGATTACTGTTTCAAATAAAAACTGCCAGACAATCTGTTTTTTGGCAGCTCCGATAATTTTACGGACACCAACTTCCTTGGCACGCTTTATTGCATTTGCCGTTGCCAGGTTTATATAGTTTACAATAGAAAGAATCAGGATTAACACCGAAAGTCCCAACATAATTATAAGAAATTGGTAATTGCCACTTCCTTCCTGATAGCCGTTGTTTACTTTTGAGTGCAGTCTCGCCGTTTTCAACTGTTCCAGATGCGGAATATCTAATCCATAATTTTTGACGTATGCTTCTGCAGTAATCCCTTTTTCTTTGGCAGCTTTTCTTGCTTGTTTGTCAACATAAATCTGGTGAATTTGCTTTTCAACCATTTCTTTGTTAGCCAGATTTTTTAATTTGACAACTAAAAAAACGGTATGGGCATTCCAATTATCTATATTCTTTTTTATGAATTCTTCAAATTCTTCACGTATTACAATTGCCGGTTCTACCGAAGACTTTCCCGAAATTTTATACACGCCACCAACAACACAATTGGTTTCACCTACTTTTATCGATTTACCTATAGGATCTTCATCACCAAATAATTTCTGTGCTGTTTCCTCAGAAATTGCTGCATTATTTTTTTCTTTAAGAGCCGTCCTGGCATTGGATCTGATAAATTCAAAAGGAAAAAAAGAGAAAAAATTCCCTTCCGATTTTAACACTTTTGATACCAGTTCTTTTTTGTCAGCATATTCAACAAGTGCTCTGTTATAGGCCGGATAAAAGTTACAGTATTCTTCTACTTCAGGTGTCACTTCTTTCAGCCGGGCTCCCAAAGGCACCACATTATAAGCCAGAAATCCTGACCTGGGCTGGTCATTGACTACCTGAAAGACATTTTCTTTTTCAGGATTCCATGCATTATAAGACTGCTCATCATTCCAATACAAAATGGAGAACACCAATCCTGCTACGCCTATACTCAATCCCAAAATATTCAAGATGGTAAAAAGCTTGTTATTTCGGATTTGGTACAAAAATATTTTTAGCCAGTTTGAAAGCATAAGATTGATTTTTGAGATTTATAATTAAACCCTATTTCCTTATTTTTAAACTGCTTATACTAAAACGTTCACATTTCTGCTGTTCAGTTTTTCCGAAAGTATTATACCGTCCTTCATCAAAATGGTTTTTTGGGAAAACGAAGCATCATAATCCGAGTGGGTAACCATTAAAATCGTGGCTCCATTGGCATGCAAATCGGTCAGAAGTTCCATCACTTCATTTCCGTTTTTACTGTCCAGGTTACCTGTTGGCTCATCAGCCAATATAATTTTAGGATCATTGATCAACGCTCTTGCCACAGCAACCCTTTGCTGTTGTCCTCCTGAAAGCTGTTGCGGGAAATGCCTCAATCGGTGTGAAATGGCAAGACGTTCCGCCATCGCTTCTACTTTTTTCTTTCTTTCTGAAGCACTCACATTATTATAAATCAGAGGCAATTCGATATTATCGTATACTGAAAGCTCATCAATCAGGTTAAAATTCTGGAAAACAAAACCGATGTTCTGTTTTCTTATTTTTGATTTTTCACTTTCTTTTAGCCCGCGGATTTCTTTCCCCAATAATTGATAGCTTCCTGAAGTAACATCGTCTAAAAGTCCGACAATGTTTAGCAATGTTGATTTTCCACAACCGGAAGCTCCCATAATGGTTACAAATTCGCCTTGCTTTACTTCTAATGAAATTTCATTAAGCGCTTTGGTTTCTACTTCTTCTGTTCTGAATACTTTTGAGAGGTTTTGAATTTTGATCATGATTTTTGATTTTTTTGATTGTTCGTTTTGATTGATGATTGAAACTGATGATGATTTATTTTTCTATCCATTGGCAGAAATACGATCCCGCCGTCTGCTGCCCAAGGAACTTGATTTTATACTCCTGGTTTTCCTGAAACAACACTTCTGTTTCTCCCTTTTCGTCCTTAGAAAATGATTTTTGAAACAATACTTCATTCTGGCCATTTACTACCCTCATTTCCAATGTTCCTTTTTTTACTTTGATGTCATATTTCAACAAAGTATTGGCATCTTTTGAGGCAGTAATCTTCACAAAAGTTTCTCCTTCATATTCTGAATATCTTGCTTTTGTATAAGTATTTCCATTTTCATTGGCCCATTTTTTATCTTTTACAGGTTCCGTAAAATGAGTTCCTTCTGCCTTGATATGATTATTAGTTCCTTTTTCTTGAGCAAAAAGCTGAAAAAAATTCAGGATCAGGAATGCTAATAGTAATAAAAATTTCTGCATAATTATTTAAAGTTTAAAATTTCAATTTCTTTATAGTCTTTGTAAGATGAAGTCACCACTTTATCTCCGGCTTTTAATCCGCTCAATACTTCATAATACAAAGGGTTTTCTCTGCCCAGGCTAATTTCTTTTCGAACCGCCTTATCACCTTCTACGACAAAAATCCATTTGCCTGAAGTATCTTCATAAAAGCTACCTTTTGAAAGCACTGTGCTTTTAGATTTTCCGGAAAGCAGCAGTCTGACTCCAAAACTCAAGCCTTGCCTAAGATCCAGTTTTTCCGTACTCATGAAATTAAGTTCCACCTGAAACCGGCCGTTTTTTACCTCCGGAATTACTTTCGAAACCGTTACCTGAACCATTTCTCCTTTGTATTCAATTTCACCTTTTTGGCCCTCCGAAACTTTTTCAAGATAAAACTCATCGA
This portion of the Flavobacterium lindanitolerans genome encodes:
- a CDS encoding Mrp/NBP35 family ATP-binding protein, translating into MKIDRKEVLKALETITIAGEGKNMVESGAVQNVLTFGDEVVVELTLATPALHIKKRAEADIIKTIHEKISSEAKVKVNIKVETPEKPEIKGKSIPGIKNIIAVASGKGGVGKSTVTANLAVTLAKMGFNVGVLDADIYGPSMPIMFDVESEKPISVTVDGKSKMKPIESYEVKILSIGFFTAPSQAVIWRGPMASKALNQMIFDADWGELDFMLIDLPPGTGDIHLSIVQSLPITGAVVVSTPQAVALADAKKGVAMFQSDSINVPVLGIIENMAYFTPEELPENKYYIFGKEGAKNLAQDLEVPFLGEVPIVQSIREAGDYGRPAALQTASPLEKVFEDIARNVVQETVYRNENLPPSEAVKITTMAGCSAVKK
- a CDS encoding TolC family protein: MNKKLILSLLLITSGIFVNGQENSWSLQKCFDTALQNNIDIKIKQLEINRAKKLYTHPLLELFPTVNLTGNHSYNFGSTIDPSTNNRVSSDIQYDNMSLGANMNLLNFGNLATAQRNKINIELAQADKEVIEYEYKLQLLEKYFDALFSQELVKIQKEQIQNTAFNLERIKKEVEIGNKPESDLYDIQLSFSQDEKGLLEAVQLFETQKLQLFQLMNFAVENLEAVTFEVYLAEETEPVDKSVFKNPKIEYAELSYKRSKKEISILRSDNLPSISGYYSLSTFYSSPINQPNENMPSFKSQFDDNKNHEIGLRLTVPVFNGFKRSRQITASKIEAEKVKLISEQEKIRIQQQVELETTRKKQYMQLASNLQNTLKYAKESFRTTQAKFTSGKVDAVIYTSVKNQLLSSEYDFLKNNLLVQYASLKINLIQKNEL
- a CDS encoding ABC transporter permease translates to MLKNWLKIFLYQIKDNKIFTGLNILGLSMGIAGLIFAILYWNDEHSYNEWNPDKERIFLSISNLGENMLWATNVAGFEPYLKNYEELESYCYFDADYMEDIVSYKRKKEILKITDAQKTFFEFFPFEFIKGSTKNALADNNSVALSEEAAQKLFRNEDPIGKEIDLSEQKFVVRAIYKVPGKSSMAPEVVISRIDRRLEENRPQWGNFSFALMLKLKNPQQTGPVKLKLERLLYENRELKWAREQGITPEQWREKNREGYLSKIILEPLTAARLHSITENYGEGRGNYQFLLIMMGLSLLILTLSIVNYVNLATANAIKRAKEVGVRKIIGAARGNIVKQFIFETMLMAGFAILISLVIVELSLPYYNEFLNKNLIIHSGQFYLQILLIFGLVVLFAGIFPAVYVSNFETLKVLKGNFGRSKNGIWLRNGMLILQFAIASFFIVGSYIVYEQVSYMNSKDLGFKGDQVVQVNYRNPYDFKEKGYLEKIVLRYETIHQELLKIKGVTQVSIGSFDFGGGAQASSGYEYNKKAVQGSNMAIDFDFLNMMNIKLAKGRNLSPSLSTDTIENILINETALRMMNEKDPIGKEINWNNKKLKIVGIAKDFHVSGPQDQIPPMTIFHYKTIPWMIQNAHQIFVKIDAEHMESAMKEIENFWIKKVDTEYPFKYDFVNKSYARSYQAYVNQRNLFSLLNIIVIFIALSGLFALASYSIQRRMKEIAIRKTLGAETKTLLKELSKQYVVFCIAGFLIALFPVYFLLNKWLENFAYRIDISIVPFVVGFVALLLLMLIVVLSRAYQATRVNVLKYLKYE
- a CDS encoding ABC transporter permease translates to MLSNWLKIFLYQIRNNKLFTILNILGLSIGVAGLVFSILYWNDEQSYNAWNPEKENVFQVVNDQPRSGFLAYNVVPLGARLKEVTPEVEEYCNFYPAYNRALVEYADKKELVSKVLKSEGNFFSFFPFEFIRSNARTALKEKNNAAISEETAQKLFGDEDPIGKSIKVGETNCVVGGVYKISGKSSVEPAIVIREEFEEFIKKNIDNWNAHTVFLVVKLKNLANKEMVEKQIHQIYVDKQARKAAKEKGITAEAYVKNYGLDIPHLEQLKTARLHSKVNNGYQEGSGNYQFLIIMLGLSVLILILSIVNYINLATANAIKRAKEVGVRKIIGAAKKQIVWQFLFETVITTSFSILFALVIVELLLPYYNEFLSKNMVLNSGLFYLQLIAVFVVTVIASGVFPALYISNFDVLKVLKGNYSRSKRGIWLRNGMLIFQFAIASFFIIGSYIVYQQVNFMMDKDLGFNGNQVIDIPFNEAKNPADYEMIRNELLKIKGVEGVSAGNFSFGGGGYFTTVFEYKGKDIEVENMSMEFGLFDLMGIQMAEGRKLSEKFASDTINSVIINKTTAALMGEKDPIGKEFDFRDDGDKPGIRRLKVVGVVEDFNSYGPQREIPPMLFYHLKTVSESSYLSRLYVKISPENMEQTIADIEKFWTTKLDTRYPLRYDFVDKSFARTYSGYISQRNLFSLLNLVVILIALFGLFALASYSIQNRMKEIAIRKVLGAETKTLLATLSKQYVVFCIIGFVIALFPAYLLLDKWLENFAYRIAISSVPFLIGFVLLMALTLGIVISKAYQATRMNVLKYLKYE